The Thalassophryne amazonica chromosome 18, fThaAma1.1, whole genome shotgun sequence DNA window tctctgttctctcacaacgtcctgggtcaacagaggcttaaatttggaagttttcagctcgaaacaggcagacgagggcggctcagggcgcgtcgcaacgtcccgctccgtgggcagtccttaaagcgacagcaacagtccataatctctcatcagccgttaaaattttcacagaaaaccagctgaatttctcgaatggtgtccacttcgatgtgcctcacagtttttgaaaaaattttgatcaagcaaagcgccagtctctcaggaagttgtcagacaaagagattccgactggaggggtagaccactcctcagtcaaagccagcccacaggcgaatgacgtaaccaacaggcgtgaaaaaactcacgcatgcgcacgagggttcaaggttgtctgatgtaatcgcacgtgattcaaatccatatagtttttgaaaaaaataaaaaggtacattagttttatcacagacctcgtagttaaaaaaaaaaaaaaaaatctgactgaaaaATAGCCATGACTGCTGTCCAGTtactatccggttgttaagtgtgacgtaacgcatcgtgattttcaacttctggctccaaacaaaaaaggcacactgtcattaacattgagaactgcactgagacgatctgatcaggctgcacttacaccgttgcacacggacaacagcattaacatcgcaacataaaactctttgtatattgtgcctaaaactcttctggatatattaactgggttttagacattgttactgcgtttgttttatgtaaaaatgtcagacgctaaggctgtttctccattattttcaatgggagttgctgcgagctgtgatcgcttcctgttcatgtcgttcggggagaaagtgaagtttgcactttaacgtcctgtttattgtaataaatttttattaagaaagacatgtatattttagccGTGCATAATAACATATGTaaagtaaaaaaacattttttattgtgttctgaccatagaaccagacgaatgcggttaacggaggtagaggcggagaagggagggacggaggtttgcgcacaatgcaaacaaactaaacttaaactgtaaatccttaaaaggatcaaacagatgtaactaattgtaaacttggaggtctttgtaccggaaacagatttatcacgtgatgcgttacgtcagcgcttaacaaccggataactCATTTTGCTCTTGACTTTTCCAAACGCTCCTCAACTAAACCCACATGGAGTTCTTGTGCCCCGCAGCATCTGGATTAAACAAATATCTAACAAATACACAGAGTGTGAGTCTATGTATTTGTAtaagtttatatattataaaacaTTCATCATGAGTGTGCTGTTGGCTGTATCAGCTAAATTAACCAGAACCAGAAAAGTGCAGCAGCCAAACAAATGCATTTGAAGCACACAGGCCATGATGCTTGCAGTGTGTCCCAGAGTAACTGGGAGCTACTGTGAAAGATGGTTACATACAGAAGCAAATTATGATGACTCTGCACACACATGATGCCAAGTCGCAGACGCTAAAGTGCACAAAGGCACTGTGGGTAAAAAGCAGGGGAGGGGGTCAGAAGCAAGGCAGGCAGTGAAGCTGTAATAATACATACGTACCTCCTGCAGTCACAACCCACGGAAAACAAACAGAATAAGAACATAAGACAAGTCAGATATAAAAGAAACCAACAAAATATCACTCAATTACAAATGagagttttttgttttcttaagGTTTGTTGCACTGCAGATTGAGCCCACTGGAGGGCCTTCGAGTGCCTGGTGACATCTCAACAAATACATACCAAGCTTCAGCAGCCAGCCCTCTCTGTCAGGGTTAAAGAACGTGTGTGTGAGATCATTCCCATCATCCTCTGGGATCTTAAAGGGCTCATTCTTGATGGTGTCGTACAGGTTCTACAGAGTGGAGGAGAAACGCAGCAATGAATGTTTGTAGTGCAGTAGGCCTAGACAATAATGGTTGCActctgcagtttctccaatcacaagcaCTGAAGCCTATAACTCTTCTAGAGTGTTCTTGGTGGTTTCTTGCACACTTCCAACTCCAGACAGATCTACCATAGTGTTCGTTTGTTAATGATGTGTTAATGATAAAGTCCAACACTCAACTGTGTGACGAAAAGATGATTATTTATGTTCACACTAATAGTTTGCACATagtttgtgtgtgtaaaaactAGCAtaattcctaaaaaaaaaaaaaaacgtgagcaaACTCGCACTTTTACTGTATGAActaaaaaatgcttgaagatttagcttctgtgtgaatcactgaacttttagttgtataaccactgtttctgagaactgctttccGTTTGTGTTGCATGGATTCGACTAACTTGTCACCTGTGAACAGATATTCCAGCCCAGGACAATTGGATTACATTCCACAGTTTCTCTGCATTTCCTTGTTTTTCCTCAGAAACGGTATCTTTGATGTCAGCCCACacgttttctattggattaaagtccggggattgggctggccactccacaatgttaatcttgttggtctggaaccaagatgctacTCACTTTCTggtatgtttggggtcattgtcttgttgagacACCTATTTGATGGacatttcctcttcagcataagacaacaggacctcttcaagtattctgatgtattcaaactgatccatgatccctggtatgcgaTAAATAGGCCCGACATCACAGtatgagaaacatgcccatatcatgatgcttgctccaccatgcttcactgtcttcacagtggactgtgacttgaattcactTTTGGAAGGTCGTCTGACAAACTTCCTGCAGCCCCCAGACCCAAAAAGAACCATTTTGctttcatcaatccacaaaatgttgcaccatttctctttaggacagTAAAGGTGTCGTTGCCAAACTGTTACCTCTTCAGcatgtcgttttttttttgtttgtttgtttttccccaaCAATGGCACTTTGTGGGGGCTTCTTGACAATGGCTTGAGttcacataggcatcttctaattgttacagtactcactttagaccttctttgatcaccctggagctgatcattggctgagtctttgccattctggctattcttcaaTCTATTTGAATGATGGTTTTCAGTTTTCTTTCACGTCTTTCCATTCTAAAGCATAggagatcattttagctgagcagcctgTCATTTTATGCATTTctttgttttcccctctccaatcaactttttaatcaaaggatgctgttcttctgaacaatgtttggaatgacccattttactCTGATTTTCACTGCAACCAGCACGTACAATATTTGCTGCCTTTGTCattaaataagggccacctgtaaGAGTCTAATAAGGGTCacataaactttaaattgtccgtgtgtgcgtgtgcacacgagtgtgaatgtgtttgtttggctATATGTGACCCTACAACAGACACGCGTCCTGTCCTGAACCCCGCCTCatgtcctgtgactgctgggataggctccagcaccccccacccgtgacccttaactggagtaagtgggtatagaagatggatgaaTAATTTTTACCTCTGCATCTATGCATTCACATAGAATACTATTTAGGAATGACTGTAATACTACAGTCATTGACACGAGAATACACAGTTTATATACATTCATATGTGTGAATCTCTCTTCAGTCGGCATAGTTTAAACATCGTAGAGACGTTCCTGTCTGGGAGATGTGTTACCATCACCTGCTCACATTGTGCACCTTAAGGCTGTGCAGCAGGTACTTCGTTTGTTTACAAAGCAAACTTGTTTTCCTGTAGCAAGTGGACTTAATGACTGAAGAAGATGAACTTGTCTCACCCTGAGCAGCTCCTCGGGCAGGTCCCCTCCGTCGTTGATGCCTCGGTTCATCGCAGTGAATCTCTGAACAGAAGGTTTGTCCTTCACGTTTGGGTTGTGTAGACTTGTGTTCAGCATGATCACAGCAAACGACAACACGTAACACGTGTCTGTGTGACAGACAGACATTGTGCCGTTAGCTTTACTACAGCAATAAATATTTATTACTCAGAGataagtttgtttttttaatacagcTCCAGTCATAAAAAAACACTGTTGGTGTTCAGCTCTCTGAGAACTCACCTCGGACCTCGCCTTTCTTTCcaagaaataatttttttcaaaatttaaaatgccATTTATTAATAATATAAAAGGTGGCTTTGATGACATCTAGTGGTAGGATTTGATATAGCAGCCTATCCCACAGCCTGTGGCGCATCAGCTATGTTTACATAGCATGTGCACGCTCCCGTGCCTCTCACATTCCTGTATAGCAGAACCAAGGAATTTTGCACAGACGACAAAATGGATTTAGCCAACACCAGCAAAACAGCAACTCCAAGCAGAACACACCCTACAGAAATAACCAAAACACAAAGAAAAGTTGCAGAAGACAACATCAGGACAAACAGGTGAAAACACATTTCACCACTCAAAACCAGCTGCAAAACCAGTGGATTATTTCTAAAGGTTTTTGGTCTTGACGGCCTCACTTGCCTAGCATGACAATTTATGCAATAAGGGATTTATCAGTCTATCCCTCTACAGCTGTGACAAGAATTTCCTAGAGGCAGCAGAGAGGAGGAAGTGTTTGGTGGCTTTTCGCGTTAAAGCTTCACGTTCATCAGTCAGGTAAGaaaccagacttttttttttttttttaacactgatgATCTTGAATGAACTTAACACTGTACTATTCTAGTAATAACAATGAGTCCAGTCAGCGATGCCTGAGCTACAAGTGCCGGTGGTGTTAACCATCATGCTAAATGTGTACAGTTTCTTTGTTTCAAAGTATAACGGTGAAAGACAAACAGTGTTCCTACTACCTTGGCCAggaaacttcccactagtcctgggatccactagtcctagtattaaggacagtatgttgaagttgtttttacatttatggtaggctatatgttgaaCACAAAACAGTCACAATTTAAAATAAacccatttaattatggtgaattaccaatatttgttgattttcagatcgggaggtctgggcggctttgcttgagctgctgcccccgcgacccgactccggataaagcggaagaaaatggatggatggatgttgattTTCAGTTCAACAGATTTATAAACAACAATACATTTAAAGGTAATTAATGGTGTgtgtcaacagaatcatgtttCATTTTTGTAAACTGAACAAAACTGGGTCTGGTTTGTAGctgtttgaaagtattacatttatttgtgaacttaaaAATcagattggggttgtaatatgcagcattaaataatataaagaggttaggaccagtggacccgagGAGCAGTGGACCCTCCGCGCTTAGCCAGGTAGCAGTATTAGCAACTGATTGGTGTTAGCAGGCAAGCTAAAATGAGCTAACTTTAGCCGACAAAAAGATATTTGCGCTATTGTTTCAGCTTTTCAGTACTTAGCTTCCTGTTCAACAGGATGAAAACCAACTCTGGGTCAGTGTTGACTCCAAACccctcttcttctttgtctttcggctgttcccgttaggggtcaccacagcagatcaatcgtttccatctcaccctgtcctctgtatcttcctctgtcacaccaaccacctgcatgtcgtctctcagcacatccatgaacctcctctttggtctccctcttctcctcctgcctggtggctccatcctcagcatccttctccctatataccctgggtccctcctctgcacatgtccaaaccatctcaatctcgcctctctgactttgtctccaaatcgtcccacctgagctgtccctctgatacgttcattcctaatcttgtccattcttgtcacgcccaaagagaatctcaacatcttcagctctgccacctccagctctgcctcctgtctttttgttagtgccactgtctctaaaccatacaacatagctggtctcactactgttttgtaaactttccccttcactcttgctgatattcttcagtcacaaatcactcctgccacctttctccacccactccaccctgcctgcactctctttttcacctctctaccacactctccattactttgaacagttgaccccaaatatttaaactcatctactttcaccacttctactccttgtaactgcactattccactgggctccctctcattcacacacatgtactcagtcttgcttctactgactttcattccccttctctccaaagcatatctccacttctccagactagactcaacttgctctctactttcactacagatcacaatgtcatctgcaaacatcatagtccatggggactcctgtctgatctcatctgtcaacctgtccatcaccactgcaaacaagaaaggactcagagctgatccttggtgtaatcccacctccaccttgaatgggtctgtcattctgactgcgcatctcaccgctgtcacactattcttgtatatgtcctgcactaccctaacatacttctctgccactccagacttcctcatacaatgccacaactcttctcttggcaccctatcatgagctttttctaagtccacaaacacacaatgtaactctttctgtccttctctgtacttttccaacagtattctcagagcaaacattgcatccgtagtgctctttctcggcatgaaaccatattggtgctcacagatcttcacctgttttctaagcctagcttctactactctttcccataacttcatgctgtggctgatcagctttatgcctctgtagttactgcagctctgcacatcacccttgttcttgaaaataggaaccagcacacttcgtctccactcctcaggcatcctctcactttccaagattttattaaacaatctggttagaaactctactgccatctctcctagacatttccatgcctccaatggaatgtcatctggaccaactgcctttccactcttcatcctcttcatagcagccctcacttcttccttgctgatctcttttacttcctgatttactctcaccacatcatccagccttttctctcgctcattttctttattcatcaactcttcaaaatattccctccaccttctcagcacacactcctcacttgtcagcacattaccacgtgcatcttttaccaccctaacctgctgcacatcctttccagctctgtccctttgtctggccaatcggtacaagtccttttctccttccttactattcaacttcttgtacagctcgcaatatgccttttcctttgcttttgccacttctcttctcgccttacgccgcatctccttgtactcctgtctactttcttcatctctccgactatcccaaaactttttcgccaacctctttctccttatgctttcctggacctattcattccaccaccaagtctccttgtcttccttccactgtccagatgtcatacccagtactgccctagctgtctccctcaccacatctgcagtacttttccagttgtccaaaattgcttcccctccaactagtgcttctctcacctgctcgctaaatttcacacaacagtcttcctccttcagcttccaccatctgatcctttgttgagctctcactcttcttcttctttacctctaaagtcatcctacaaacaaccatcctatgctgtctagtgacactctcccctgctaccaccttacagtctgtgatttcttttagtttgcatctcctataaagaatgtagtccacctgtgtgcaccttcctccactcttatatgttaccctgtgctcctcccttttcttaaagtaggtattcaccacagccatttccatcctttttgcaaaatcaactaccatctgtccttccccattcctatccttgataccatatctaccaattacttcctcatcacctctgttcccttcaccaacatgcccactgaagtctgctcctgtcaccactctttcatgcttgggcacactctccaccacctcatctaacacactccagaaataatctttctccatctcacaaccgacctgtggggcatatgcactgatgatattcatcatcaccccttcaatttccaacttcacactcccctgtcagacactcgcttaacctccaacacacttttaacatactcttcctttaaaatgaccccaacaccatttctgttcctgtcctcaccatggtacaacaacttgtacccaccgccgatgctcctgctcttacttcccttccacttggtctcttgcacacacaatatgtctacctttctcctctccatcatatcagccagctctctccctttaccagtcatactaccaacattcaaagtccccactctcatttccacccccaCACACCACCACACTCAAAAGCTGGGCTCCATGTTTTCACCTGAGATGGATTTGATCAGATGCACATTGCGTGAAAACATTAAGAGAAAGTGTGTGGGCTTCTGCAAATAAAACCTCtgttttcttagttttattttgagTGTTTTCTTGTTGGCATCAGCTGAACCCATTTTGCTGTTTGTACAAACTTCTTTGGTTCTATTATATAGGTGCAGTCCAATTGGGAgcgcacatacatacatatgtatgtgtgcgtgcatgtgtgtggtggggggggctgtaatccacacggccccccaacaaGCATGTACCTGTGCTCTGAAACACTCCAGGGTTACAGTGACAGTATCTCTGGGCGAAGGCCTCCATCATTCGGTCGATCTTCTGAGCTTCGCCGGGCAGCCTGAAGCTCCACAGGAACTGCCTGAGAGCCTGAACCAAGTTAAGATCGGTGAACTCATGTAAGGCTAGAAACGCGTGTAGAACCTCGATGCTGAAGTCATCTCTGGGGAAAATATCCAAACATGAACAAACTACATCAGGATAAAGAACTACATGCAGCTGGATTTACAGTCAGATCCACAAGTACAAAAACTGGccgtccaaatatttatgaaccTGACTGTACCTCACAGACTTGCCAACTAGAGGAGCTGGCTGTAACtaactgaaattgaaaaaactAATCCGATAAAAAGAGATCATTGATTAAGCTGTAAGCTGCTAATTTGCCAAGTGGGCTCTTAACATCCACAAACAGAAAATATCAGCTGCTTTGGAGGAACAGTTTCTACACTAACGAGTGTGAAGGAACGTCGTCAGCACGGCTCACCTCTCCCCCAAGTAGTCACCAATCGCTGTCTTATTAAGCCCCTCCCCTTTGTAGAGAAACTGAGCAATGTCATCACAGGTGTTCTTCAGTAGGGAGCAGTCAATCAAGAACAGGATcccctgagagagagagaataaaaatCAGACAATCGGATACAAACACCACATCTTGTTTTGCAATAAGCTctcaaaaaatgtgtttttactctACTCTGGCTAACACCTCACACGGGTGGTCTTCCACACCGTGGAAACATTATCTGACAGCATCTGCTGAAAAACACTCCTGGTACCAAAATATAGTTCACGTGGTGAATGAAAACATATCCCAATCAATTTCACTGCTTCTAAAGTGCTTACAGCATTTTTCTCTTGAGTCATGTCAAACAAACTGATATGTAGGTGCTGCCGTGGAAACTGGTGATGCGGGACACACCCACACAACTCAGTTTGGACTGTTTCCATGCCCTGACCTGCTGACGTCCACGTCACCATGGTCACACAGGAGTATTTTCACTTTAAGCGGTTCAGAGCAGAATTAATTTCTCGTTGGATTAAACTGCGAGAGGAAGCATCTTAACTCTGCTCTGCTAGTTAATGAGGAGCCTGAGATCAGTCTTCACCTTCTTGGGGTCCATGTTGAACTTCTTTCTGCCCATGGCCATCTGTTTATTCCTCTGCATGCTTTTCCTGCAGATGGAGAAAtattttggtaacactttacattAAGGGCACATAAAGAGACATCAGTTCATGCATTAattcagtgattctcaaccggggtgccgtgatcgatcgtcaggggtgccgtgggcaattatcaaatatcaccattatcgggtgtatgtgctgtaatagtgtggcagatgatgtaatgctcttctattccagtagatggcagcaaagcgctgtactatagtataatagacatacttgcgcacatagcgttgtgcgtctccatggttacgggttgctgactacagcgtgaatctcagctgctcatggagcatggctcctctggggaaggagaaaccgcgttggctgtggaggtgtgcggggaaggcggcctgacctccgctgatgtcaccgtggtcagacttgggccttctcgctcacaactgtgttgacacgtctaaaaaaaaaaacttgagattagggctgtcacaattattacaatattcgtcaatcgcgattatttttcatattcgcgattaccgtgaattatttattttatccacaaagcataaaacgactcagaatctgacatcattgtgctgcagcctccgtttggataagacggccgattaaaacagtggccgtcttcttcaaaagccgtctaaaatgcggagctgtcggtgtgtgtgtgtgcgcgcggagtcaacaggctgcagactgcgtggggggggggggggggggggtgcgtgagggagattcctgaatgcaggcacgacacgttacagtctgagaaccatcagtgcgcagcgagcgcggagcagagagaattttaacccgagtgaacaagtttaaaaaaaaaaaaaaaaaaaaaaaaaaaaagtgaagctgcttttacttctctctgaactttctctaaaggtgtgattctgccgttaccgtcctgttcacaccatgtgcgcgtcgtatg harbors:
- the cyth1b gene encoding cytohesin-1b isoform X3 translates to MQRNKQMAMGRKKFNMDPKKGILFLIDCSLLKNTCDDIAQFLYKGEGLNKTAIGDYLGERDDFSIEVLHAFLALHEFTDLNLVQALRQFLWSFRLPGEAQKIDRMMEAFAQRYCHCNPGVFQSTDTCYVLSFAVIMLNTSLHNPNVKDKPSVQRFTAMNRGINDGGDLPEELLRNLYDTIKNEPFKIPEDDGNDLTHTFFNPDREGWLLKLGGGRVKTWKRRWFILTDNCLYYFEYTTDKEPRGIIPLENLSIREVDDSKKPNCFELFIPDQKDQVIKACKTEADGRVVEGNHTFYRISAPSAEEKEAWISSIKAAISKDPFHEMLAARKKKVSSPNGL
- the cyth1b gene encoding cytohesin-1b isoform X2; amino-acid sequence: MVLKSEDGVVPDDLSPEERKELESIRRRKQELLQDIQRLKNEIAEVTNEIENLGLTEERKSMQRNKQMAMGRKKFNMDPKKGILFLIDCSLLKNTCDDIAQFLYKGEGLNKTAIGDYLGERDDFSIEVLHAFLALHEFTDLNLVQALRQFLWSFRLPGEAQKIDRMMEAFAQRYCHCNPGVFQSTDTCYVLSFAVIMLNTSLHNPNVKDKPSVQRFTAMNRGINDGGDLPEELLRNLYDTIKNEPFKIPEDDGNDLTHTFFNPDREGWLLKLGGGRVKTWKRRWFILTDNCLYYFEYTTDKEPRGIIPLENLSIREVDDSKKPNCFELFIPDQKDQVIKACKTEADGRVVEGNHTFYRISAPSAEEKEAWISSIKAAISKDPFHEMLAARKKKVSSPNGL
- the cyth1b gene encoding cytohesin-1b isoform X1 produces the protein MGTVSELCASSFQAFLCPTVRPAAPAPSTVPDDLSPEERKELESIRRRKQELLQDIQRLKNEIAEVTNEIENLGLTEERKSMQRNKQMAMGRKKFNMDPKKGILFLIDCSLLKNTCDDIAQFLYKGEGLNKTAIGDYLGERDDFSIEVLHAFLALHEFTDLNLVQALRQFLWSFRLPGEAQKIDRMMEAFAQRYCHCNPGVFQSTDTCYVLSFAVIMLNTSLHNPNVKDKPSVQRFTAMNRGINDGGDLPEELLRNLYDTIKNEPFKIPEDDGNDLTHTFFNPDREGWLLKLGGGRVKTWKRRWFILTDNCLYYFEYTTDKEPRGIIPLENLSIREVDDSKKPNCFELFIPDQKDQVIKACKTEADGRVVEGNHTFYRISAPSAEEKEAWISSIKAAISKDPFHEMLAARKKKVSSPNGL